Part of the Sphingobacterium sp. LZ7M1 genome, TTACGTCAGACAAAGGAAAAATGATCAGTATGGAAGGGGTTGAAGGAACGGATAGCAGTTTTGAAAACTTTGCCATGACCACCACCTACCCTGATAAACCGGTAAAACCGGGTGATACTTGGACCTCGGAGTCGACAAACAAAGGAATCAAGACCAAAGCGATCAATAAATATGTTGGGAAAACTGCAGAAGGATACCAAGTGGAGACAACCGGTGAAATGTTCAATGATTCAGATACTAAAATCGGAACAATGAGCAGTACCTATATTGCAGACACGGAAACTTTGTTTACCAAATCGGCTACCATCAAAATGCAAATGGACGTAGAAGGACAAAAAGTAACTTCGGATATAACGATGACCGTCCTTAAATAAGATATTAATATCATTAAAAAAGGCCATTTAGCAATGCTAAATGGCCTTTTTTATGTTTTATTGCTAGATTAAGCGTTAACTTCAGCTTTGTAGTCATCTGCAGACATCAACCCGTCTACATCAGCAGCATTGTTCAATTTAACACGGATGATCCAACCTTCACCGTAAGGATCAGAGTTAACCAATTCTGGGTTTGCATCGATTGCATCGTTTACTGATAATACAGTAGAAGTAACTGGCATAAATAGATCAGAAACAGTTTTAACCGCCTCTACTGAACCAAACACTTCATTTGCTGCTACCTCATCACCCACTGTGTTGATGTCAACAAATACGATATCACCAA contains:
- a CDS encoding DUF6263 family protein; this encodes MKKLLILFLLTSAALVSKAQEVDFTMKMPLNKPFKSVTNMKMDIEGEQSMIMDMVMKSTINVSKYESPNYTMENTTDAIKVDMDAGMMTISYDSEKPSDDPTAAIMAAQFEKLLGKKMTIITSDKGKMISMEGVEGTDSSFENFAMTTTYPDKPVKPGDTWTSESTNKGIKTKAINKYVGKTAEGYQVETTGEMFNDSDTKIGTMSSTYIADTETLFTKSATIKMQMDVEGQKVTSDITMTVLK
- the gcvH gene encoding glycine cleavage system protein GcvH, producing MNFPSELKYTKDHEWVRVEGDEAVIGITDFAQRELGDIVFVDINTVGDEVAANEVFGSVEAVKTVSDLFMPVTSTVLSVNDAIDANPELVNSDPYGEGWIIRVKLNNAADVDGLMSADDYKAEVNA